One Mercurialis annua linkage group LG3, ddMerAnnu1.2, whole genome shotgun sequence DNA window includes the following coding sequences:
- the LOC126671138 gene encoding BAG family molecular chaperone regulator 3 has translation MMRMKTKPTGLSHMNGGGGVRGGESGSEWELRPGGMLVQKRNPGSDRSSIPPPTIRLRVKYGSTYHELSISSQATFGELKKLLAGPTGLHHEDQKLMFKDKERDSKAFLDICGVKDKSKIVVVEDPISQEKRFLEMRRNAKMEKASKSISEISLEVDRLAGQVSALESIISKGGNIPEKTLLNLIELLMNQLLKLDGIMGDGDVKLQRKMQVRRVQKYVETLDMLKSKNSTPNGSNGNHKPTHSNGQRLAPIQEHQPRPSNGHNLIPIDEEEPPRRSDIGHSSIQQQQSSRRSTSEEVVFTTQWETFDSTPPLLSSSSASNSAPNNSNNNSVHQPKFPWDFFG, from the exons ATGATGAGAATGAAGACTAAACCCACCGGCCTCTCGCATATGAATGGCGGCGGAGGAGTTCGTGGCGGTGAATCTGGGTCAGAGTGGGAGCTTAGACCAGGAGGAATGTTAGTACAGAAGCGAAACCCAGGGTCGGATCGGAGCTCCATTCCTCCACCGACAATAAGACTTAGGGTTAAATACGGGTCAACCTATCACGAACTCAGCATTAGCTCTCAAGCTACATTTG GGGAGTTGAAGAAGCTGCTGGCAGGGCCGACGGGGCTGCATCACGAAGACCAAAAGCTGATGTTCAAAGATAAAGAGAGGGATTCAAAAGCATTTCTTGATATTTGCGGAGTCAAAGATAAGTCCAAAATTGTGGTGGTGGAAGACCCAATTAGCCAGGAAAAACGTTTTCTTGAAATGAGGAGGAATGCCAAGATGGAGAAGGCTTCTAAGTCCATCTCAGAAATCAGTCTTGAAGTTGACAGGCTCGCCGGCCAG GTTTCGGCTCTTGAGTCTATAATTAGTAAAGGTGGAAACATTCCGGAGAAAACTCTTCTTAATTTGATCGAGTTATTGATGAACCAATTGCTCAAATTGGACGGAATTATGGGTGATGGAGATGTTAAACTACAAAGGAAAATGCAG GTGAGAAGAGTTCAAAAGTACGTAGAGACTTTAGATATGTTAAAATCAAAGAACTCGACGCCTAATGGCAGCAATGGAAATCACAAACCAACGCATTCAAATGGACAAAGACTAGCCCCAATTCAGGAACACCAGCCAAGGCCTTCCAATGGCCATAATCTAATACCGATAGACGAGGAAGAGCCGCCCAGGCGCTCTGATATTGGTCATTCCTCCATTCAGCAGCAACAGTCGTCGAGACGTTCCACATCAGAAGAGGTTGTCTTTACCACGcaatgggaaacatttgattcTACGCCGCCATTACTGTCGTCATCATCTGCATCCAATTCAGCCccaaataatagtaataataattcaGTTCATCAACCAAAATTTCCTTGGGATTTCTTTGGCTGA